Within the Saccharopolyspora gloriosae genome, the region CCGTTCGCCGGGTGAACGCGGAGAGCTGAATGGTGTTGGAGATCAGCAGCAACGCACCTACCGCCTGCACGAGCGCGATCGAGAAGGTCGCGTTGCGCACGCCGTTGAGCACGCTGAACAGCCGGTCCAGGTAGTCGGCCTGGTCGACGACGCTGTCCACGCCGGGCTGGCCTTCGAACTTCTGCTGGATCGCGCCGAACCGCTCCTGGTCGGTGAGCTTCACCCGCAGCGAGGCCGGCATCGCTTCGACACGGGCGACGTCACGCAGCTCCGGCATGGTCTCGAAGACCTTGTTGAAGTTCTCGAACGCGGCGTCCCGGTTCTCGTACTTCACCGAGTCCACGCCGGACGAGCGGGTCAGTTCGGACTTGAGGTTCGCGCAGGGCTGCTGGGTGCAGTCCGGGTCGTTGGCGCTGACATCGTCGGTCATGAACACCACGACCTCGACGCGGTCCTGGTAGACCTCCTGCATCCGGTCGATCAACCGGACCACCAGGAGACCGCCACCGAGCAGGCCGACCGAGATGGCCGTGGTGAGGATCATGGCGATGGTCATCGTCACGTTGCGCCGAAGGCCGTTGACGACCTCGCTGAATACGAAGCTCGCGCGCATCTTGGTGTGTGCTTCCTGGCTGGGTTCGGGGGTGCGGGGCTGCTCAGCGACCGACGCCGTAGACGCCGCGGGCGTCGTCGCGGATCACTTTGCCGAGGCTGAGTTCCACGACTCGACGCCGCATCGAGTCCACGATCGAATGGTCGTGCGTCGCCATGATCACCGTGGTGCCGGTGCGGTTGATCCGCTCCAGGAGCAACATGATGTCCTGGCTGGTGTCGGGGTCGAGGTTGCCCGTGGGCTCATCGCACAGCAGCACCAGCGGCCGGTTCACGAACGCACGCGCGATCGCCACGCGCTGCTGCTCACCACCGGAGAGTTCGTGCGGCATGCGGTCGGCCTTGCCGTCCAGGCCGACCAGCTGCAAGACCTCCGGCACCACCTTGCGGATGGTGTGCCGGGGTTTGCCGATGACCTCCAGCGCGAACGCGACGTTCTCGGCGACGGTCTTGTTGGTGAGCAGCCGGAAGTCCTGGAACACACAGCCGATTCGCTGTCGTAGCCGCGGCACTCGGCGCCGCGGGAGTTTCGCGACGTTCCAGTCGGCCACGAACACCCGGCCGCGGGTCGGCACGTCCTCGCGGAGCAGTAGCCGCAGGAACGTGGACTTCCCCGAGCCGGAAGGGCCGATGAGGAACACGAATTCGCCTTTTCCGACGCCCACGGAGACATCGTCCAACGCGGGGCGGGTCGAGGTTTTGTATCCCTTGGACACGTGCTCAAGCCGGATCACGGGGCGTGAGTTTACCTGCGACCTTTCGGGGGATGACGGCTCACCCAGACCAGTTGATGCCGAGTCCGCGATCGCCGCCTTATCCGCAGGTCACCGCATGATCAGCGAGAAACCGGAGCGCCCGGCCCAGGCCTCGCGAGCTTCACCCGGGTGAGCGGTCTCGACCGGTCTCGCGGGCACGAGTGGTCCCGATGCGCTAGGGAGCCCGGCAGGTTCCGCTGTCCGAACGCCCACGTAGCTCAAGAGCCGGAACGATCAGGCGTCGTGCTGGCGGCGCCAGCGGATGCCGGCTTCCAGGAAGCCGTCGATCTGCCCGTCGAGCACCGCGTCCGGGTTGCCGACCTCGAACTCGGTCCGCAGGTCCTTGACCATCTGGTACGGGTGCAGCACGTAGGACCGCATCTGGTTGCCCCAGCTGGAGCCGCTGTCCTTGAGCGCGTTGAGCTCGGCGCGCTCCTCTTCCCGCTTGCGGGCCAGCAACTTGGACTGGAGGACGCGCAGCGCGGCAGCCTTGTTCTGCAGCTGCGACTTCTCGTTCTGGCAGGACACCACGATGCCGGTGGGCGCGTGCGTGATGCGCACCGCGGAGTCGGTGGTGTTGACGCTCTGCCCGCCGGGACCGGAGGAGCGGAACACGTCGACGCGGATGTCCTTCTCGGGGATCTCCACGTGGTCGGTCTCCGCCACGACCGGCAGCACCTCGACGCCGGCGAAGGAGGTCTGGCGCCTGCCCTGGTTGTCGAACGGCGAGATCCGCACCAGCCGGTGCGTGCCCTGCTCGACGGACAGCGTGCCGTAGGCGTAGGGGGCGTTGATGCGGAAGGTCGCCTGCTTGACGCCGGCCTCTTCCGCGTAGGAGGTGTCGTAGACCTCGACCGGGTATTCGTGGCGCTCGGACCAGCGCACGTACATCCGCATGAGCATTTCGGCGAAGTCGGCGGCGTCGATCCCGCCCGCTTCGGCCCGGACGGTGACGACGGCTTCCCGCTCGTCGTACTCCCCGGAGAGCAGGGTGCGGACTTCGAGCGCGTCGAGTTCCTTCTTCAGCCGCTTGCGCTCGGTGTCGGCCTCGTCCAGTCCGGCTTGATCGCTTTCGTCCTCGCTGAGCTCGTAGAGGACTTCGAGGTCTTCCATGCGCTGGCGCAGGTCGGTGACCTTGCGCAGTTCGGCTTGGCGGTGCACGAGCTGGCTGCTGATCTTCTGCGCGTACTCGACGTCGTCCCAGAGGTTCGGCTTGGCCGCCTCGGTCTCCAGCTCGGCGATCTTCGCCCGCAACTCGTCGAGGCCCATGACGCTCTCAATGCCTTCGAGCGTGGTGGACAGGTCCTTGATATCTGCGGCGACGTCGGGATTCACAATGTTCGAGGGTACTTCACCGGCGGGCGGCCGCCCACGAGGACGGCCCCGGCCGCCGCTGATGCCGACCGCTCTGGCGGCGATGCCGCCGGGAACGGAGCTTCAGATCATTCCCGTTGGCTTACTCCGGAATGCTGTCCAGCAGTTTGACGATGGCCCGGTTGTGGGCGACGGTGAAATCGGCTGCGGCCTTCTCGTACGGGTCCGCGGTGGCCTTCGCGGCGTTCTTCGCCTCGTCCAGTCGCGCGGTGTATTGCTCCCTTGCCGATTCCACGAGCGCGGAGCGTTGTTTCGGCGTCAGCGATCCGGCGTGCACGAGGCGCAGGATCAGCGGGCTGCGCACGTTGTCGGGGCCGGGTTCGGTGTTCAGCCAGGACTTGAAGGCCCGCTTGCCTGCCGCGGTGATCGCGTACTGCTGGCTCGACCGAGGTCCCTGCTTGCCGAGGCGCAGCAGTCCGGACTCGGTGAGCGCGGGAAGTTCGCGGTACACCTGGCTGCGGGTCACGCTGAAGAATCCACCGAATCGTTCGGTGGCGGCAGCGACGAGCTGCCCCCCGGTCTTCGGGCCGTCGTGCAGCAGCCCCAGCAGGGCGGCGGATGTCGAGTTCAGCTCAGTCACGGAATCCACCGTGCCATGACCCTCGCAGGCTGTCCACAATGGTCGGCCACTCTGTCCACTGTGGTTGCAATGGGCTGGTCCGAGTGGACCATCCGCTGCTGGCGCTGCGTAAGCGGATGCGGCCGACTCAGCGTGGCTTGGCGCACATCGTTCTGCCATCAAGGGGAACGGCAGGCGGCAGGACTCGACGGGACACCCGCGCAGGGTGTCCCGGACGCCCCGGATCGCTACCTGATCGTGCGATCTACCTGCACGAAACGGTTCGGTCGCGCGCCGAAGCCCCCGATTACCGGGAGTGACTCGCATGCTGTGAGCGGCGATCGGCGCTTCCGACGGTCGCATTCGGACGGAGGTCATGATGCGTCGCAATGAGCCGGTGGCTCGAGTTTTCAGTTGTGCGAGCAAGAAAATCCGCCTACCGGGCCAAGCCTGCGCCGTCTGCGGCCGAACCATGCCCCCAGTCCCAGGCGTCCCCCCAGCAGAACGCCTCTGCTCCCCCGCCTGCGCAAAAATCTGGACCCGCCCCACCCAAAAACCCTGACCCCCCACCCCCCACAAAGCACAAAACAACCACAAACCACAAGACACAAGACACGAAGCGCGAGCCGCAACCACGACGCGCGACGCGCGAGCCGCGAGCCGCAAAGCGCGAGCCCCCAACCGCAAAGCGCGAAGCGCGAGCAGTCCCCCTAAACCCAGCCCACCCACAAACCAACCCCGACCACACCCACCACACGCAACCACCGCACCGTGGGGGCCTACGGGGGCTCGGCCCCCGTACAAAAAACAAGGAAACGGAAAGAGGCCCCCTCTCTGGCGAGAGGGGCCTCGAACACGACCACAGTAGCGGGGACAGGATTTGAACCTGCGACCTCTGGGTTATGAGCCCAGCGAGCTACCGAACTGCTCCACCCCGCGCCGCTGCGCAACTGTTCGCTGCGCTGTATTTCGTTGTAATGAGAACTCTACACCTCCCCCAAACCCTCCCGAACACACCCCCCTCAACACCAGCAAACCCCCACCCACCACACCCAACAGCAAGCCCAGCCCCAGCCCCAGCCCCGAAGCACATACAGCAAGCCCACCCCAAAGCCGCGATGCGCAAAGCGCGAGCCCCCAACCGCAAAGCGCGAGCAGTCCCCCTAAACCCAGCCCACCCACAAACCAACCCCGACCACACCCACCACACGCAACCACCGCACCGTGGGGGCCTACGGGGGCTCGGCCCCCGTACAAAAAACAAGGAAACGGAAAGAGGCCCCCTCTCGCCAGAGAGGGGGCCTCGAACACGACCACAGTAGCGGGGACAGGATTTGAACCTGCGACCTCTGGGTTATGAGCCCAGCGAGCTACCGAACTGCTCCACCCCGCGCCGCTGCGCAACTGTTCGCTGCGCTGTATTTCGTTGTGTGCAGAAGACTACGTGACGCTGAATGCGGCCTGACACCGGGGGTCGCTTAACGCGGTCCGCCTTCGACGGTCCGCGGATCGGCCCTGGTCAGGGCCGATCCGCGGCCGGGGGAAGGTCAGCCGCCGCTGCCTTGGAGTTGTTCGAATCGACCGACGGCGCGTTCCAGTTGTTGCAGTGCGCCGCCGAGGTCACCGAGGTTGCCGGATTGCTGCGAGGTCCGCACTCGTTCCAGGGCGCCTTGGATGTCGTTGACGGCGCTGCGGAGTTCGGGTGTGGTCTGCTGTCCGGGTTGTTGCTGGCCGGGGGGCTGCTGGGTCGGCGGCTGTTGGTCGCCGCCTTCTCCGGTGGCGTCGCCCGCTCCGGCGCCGAAGACCTGTTCGAGGGCCTTGGGCAGGGTTTCGGCGAAGCCGACGTTGCCGCCGAAGGACACGAGCACCCTGGCGAGCTGCGGGTAGGAGTCCTGCTCGTTGCGCTGGATGTAGATGGGCTCGACGTAGAGCAGGCCGCCCTTGACGGGCAGGGTCAGCAGGTTCCCGAAGATCGCGTTGACGTTGGGGTTGTTGAACAGGGTCCGGTTCTCGGTGACTTCCGGGGTGGACTCCATTTGGTTCTGGACCTGGTTGGGGCCGGCCGTCTGGGTGTTGGTGGGCAGCCGCAGGACTCGCAGTTTGCCGTAGTCCTTCGGGTCGGAGGACGCGGAGACCCAGGCGGCCATGTTCTGCCGTCGCAGCGCGGTGAGGGCGCTGGTGAGTTGGAACGTGGGGTTTTCTTGGCCTTCGACTTGGGCGACGACGTAGTACGGCGGCTGCTGGTTGCCGTCTTCTGCCGCGCCGCCTTGTCCGCCGCTGGTGGGGTCGGGCGGGACTTCCCAGAAGGTCTGGGTGGAGTAGAAGTCGGCGGGGTTGTCCACGTGGTACTTGGTCAGCAGTGAGCGTTGCACCTTGAACAGGTCTTCCGGGTACCGGAAGTGTTCGCGCAGTTGCGGGCTGATCTCGGAGCTGGGTTTGACGACGCCGGGGAATACGCCTTCCCAGGCTTTCAGCACGGGGTCGGGTTTGGTGTCGTCGGTTTCGTAGAGGTCCACGCTGCCGTCGTAGGCGTCGACGGTGGCCTTGACCGAGTTCCGGATGTAGTTGATCTGCTGGTTCGGCTGGCGCTGCACGCCGCGCAGCGTGTCGTTGGTGGCTTCGCCGAACTCGGTGATCTCGGAGTACGGGTAGTTGTTCAGCGTGGTGTAGCCGTCGATGATCCACTTGATGCGGCCGTCGACGACGGCCGGGTACGGATCGCCGTCGACCTTGAGCCAGGGTGCGACCTTCTGCACCCGGTCTCGCGGGTTCCGCTCGTAGATGATCTTCGAGTTGTCCCCGATGGCCTGGTTGAACAGGATGTTGCGTTCGGCGTGGTGGGCGGCGAACACGAGCCGGTTGAACCAGTTCCCGATCGGCACGCCGCCCTGGCCGTCGTAGGTGTAGGCACTGCGGTCGGTGTCGTATTCGCGGGGCGCTTCGCCGGGGTTGCCGCCGACGATCGCGTAGGTGTCGGCGAGTTCACCGAAGTAGCTGCGCGGCTGGTCCACGGGGATCTTGCCCTGGCCGTCGTTGGCGACGTCGCTGACGGAGAACACCGGGTAGCCGCCTTGGGTGCGGCCGTCTTCGAGGGTGGAGTCGACGCGGTCGGCGGGTGCGCTCACGAAGCCGTTGCCGTGCGTGTAGACCATGTGCCGGTTGATCCACGACTGCTGGTTCTCGGCCAGCCCGGCGGTGTTGATCTCGCGGAGGGCGACCAGGTAGTCCTGCAACTGCCCGTTCTCGTCGCGGTAGCGGTCGACGTCGAGCTTGTCGGGGAAGCCGTAGAAGTTGTACTGCTGGGTGAGCTGGGTGAACGTGTCGGACAGGACGCTGGGGTCCAACAGCCGGATGTTCGGGATGGTTCCGGTGTCGTCGGCGACCTGCTGCGGTCGCAGGTTCGTGACACCCGGGTAGTCGTGCACCTCGACCTTGTCTTCGCCGATGTCGAAGGCCTGGCGGGTGGCGGCGATGTTGCGGCGGATGGATTCCGCCTCGCGCTGGTTGGCGTTGGGCCGCACCGAGAACTGTTCGAGCAGCGCCGGTCCGACCGCTCCGACGAGCACGCTGGAGAGCACCAGCAGGACCGTGGCCAGTGCGGGGATCCGCAGGTCGCGCAGGAACACCGCGGCGAAGAACGCGAAGGCGCAGAACACCGCGATGCACAGCAGGATCAGCTTCGCGGGCATCACCGCGTTGAGGTCGGTGTAGGTGGCACCGGTGAACAGCGAGTTCCGCCGCGACAGCAGCAGGTCGTACCGGTCGAAGAAGTAGTCGACGGCCTTGAGGAGCACGAACAGCCCGGCGAGGATCGCCAGCTGCACCCGGGTCGGCGCCGACAGCTGCCCGGCACGCCCGGCGAGCCGCACGCCGCCGAAGATGTAGTGGGTGACCAGCGAGCCGAGGAAGGCGACGGTCACCGCGACGAAGGCCCAGGACAGCAACCAGCGGTAGAACGGCAGCTCGAACGTGTAGAAGCTGGCGTCGTGGCCGAATTCGGGGTCGGTCTGGCCGAACGGCACGCTGTTGAGGAACAGCTGCAACGTCTGCCAATCGGCCTGCGCGGCGAGTCCGCCGAGCACGCCGACCGCCAGCGAGATGCCGACGGCGAGCAGCACCGGCCGCGCGCTGATCACCGTGCGGTAGCGGGCCAGCGGATCATCGGGGCCGCTGATCGGCACGAACACCGGTCGGCTCCGGTAGGCGATCCACAGGTTCAGCAGCAGCACGCCGCCGAGGAAGACGGCTGCCGCGGCGCCGAGACCGATCCGGGTGAGCAGTTGGGTGGTGAACACCCCCCGGTACCCGACTTCGCCGAACCACAGCCAGTCGACGTAGGCGCCGACCAGACTCGACGAGATGATCAGGGCGGCGAGCACGACCACGCCGATGATCAGCAGGATCCGGCTCCGCCGGGACAGTTTCGGCATTCCAACCGGGGGCCGCATGGCCACAGGGCACACTCCAGGCGACGATCGACGGGCCGGGGCGTTGTACACCCCTCGCGATGTTCAACTCTACGATGCCTTGCGAGGTTCCCCCGATCGCACTCGAATTCCGGCGAATCCGACATCACATCGCCTGGTCGTGGCGGGTCCGGTGCGCTCGGAGCCGGTCCGGGGTGATCGGGACGGGGGTGCGACGATGAGCCCATGTCAGCCGCTGATGGCGAGAACCTCGCCGCCGCCCTGCCCGGTGCCGCACGCGAGATCGAGGAGTTCGTGTCCGCCGCGGGCTGGGATCAGCCCACTCAGGTGTTCGCCTTGGTCCCGACCGAGCAGCTGCTGGTCGCCGAGCCGAACCTGGCCGACGAGGTGGACGTGAACTCCCCGCTGACGCCGATCGCGCAGGAATCGCTGCCCGCGGAGGATCTCGCGGAGGCGTTGTCCCGCATCGAGTGGCCGGAACAGGTCGCGGGTTGCGCGCTGGTGCAGGAGATCGTGGTGCTGCCGCCGGAGGCGGAGGCCTCGCTTCCCACCGAGGACGAGCAGGCCCGCAACGCGGCGGCGGAGCACCCCGACCGCCAGGAGGCACGGCTGGTCGCGGCGGTCCTGCGGGCGGGCCACGAAACCTGCGTGCTGCGCCTGCGCGCGAGCGGCGAGGAAGGCGAAGCCGGCGAACGGGTCCAGGACCCGACACTCGCCCCGAACCTCCTCCGAGCCCTCCACGAAACCTTCGCCGCCTGACGGCCACCCCCCGAATGACCTTTTGATCGCTGCGCAAGACGGGCCTTCAGGTCGGCGCACCGGACGACCTCTGGGGCGGCGCGCTGGAGGCTCTTTGGCGCCCTGATGATCGTTTGATCAGTGTCCTGTCAGCGGCGAAGCCGCTGAGCAGTGACCACCAAAGCAAGCTGACCACCAGCGGGTTCTCAGCGGCTTCCTCGCGAGGACAGCTTTTTCCCTCGTGGCGGAGCCACTCGGGAAAAAGATCCCGCAGCGAGGAAGCCGCTGAGGTTCCGCTACCCGGACACCTACCCGGGCATTTGGAGAGACCTCAGCAGCTCGGCGGGACGCCGCCTTCGCGGATCACGTCCAGGGCGTGCGTCGCCTCGTCCAAAGTGCCTGCTCGGGCGAGCTGGAGTCCGTCCGGTGCCTGCGATTTCGCCTCGGCGCAGTTGCCTGCGGGCACCAGGAACGTGGTGGCCCCGGCTTCCTTCGCCATGATCATCTTGAACGGGATGCCGCCGATGGGGCCGACCTTGCCGGTTTCATCGATCTCCCCGGTGCCCGCGATGAAACGGCCGCCGTTGAGCTCCCCCGGCGTCAGCTTGTCCACGATGGCCAGTGAGAACATCAACCCGGCCGAGGGACCGCCGACGTCGGCGAGGCTGATCTCGATGTCGAACGGCACGTCCGGGCGGCCGACCGCGCCGACGCCCAGGAAGCCCTGCGGGCGCCCGTCGTCGTTCGCGCCCAGCGCCACCGGGACCGTGCGTTCCGGCTCGGTGCCGTGGCGGTAGGTCAGCTGGACCTGATCGCCCGGCTTGCTGCTCGCGACCGCGGCCTGCAACGCGGGCGGATCGGTGATCGGCTTCCCGTTCACCGCGATCAGCTGATCACCCGGTTCGAGCACCGCGTCGGCGGGACTGCCGGTCACGACCTGCCCCGCCAGCACCTTCGTCGGGTAGCCGAGGTGGTTCAGCGCCGCGGTCTCCGCAGAGGTCTGGGAGTCGTTGAACGCCCGGGTGTTCTCCTGCTCGATCTGCTGCTCGGACTTCTCCGGCGGGTAGTAGACCTCGCGCGGGGCCAGCGCGTAGCGACCGCTCACCCACAGCCCGAGCGCGCCCAGCATCGACAGGTGATCGGTCACCGACACCGTGGTCATGTTCAGGTTCCCGGCGGTCGGGAAGGTCCGCTGCCCATCGATCCGGATGACCGGCGTGCCCGCCTCTTCACCCAGGGTGTTGTAGGTCGGTCCCGGGCCGAGCGCCACGAACGGCACCGGGACGAATGCCCCGAGCAGCCCGAAAGCGGCTACCAGGATGACGCTGGTCAGTAACGTCCAGGTTCGACGGCTCACGAGGCGACAGGGTACGTGTTCGCCCTCGGCGAGATCCTCGGGCGGGTGATCGCCGGATCGAGCCACTAGCTGCGGACATCGCACCGGCGAAGGCGTCGAGCTACTTATCCGTGAGCGCGCGATCCGCGTACGGTGGAGGCATGAATGACATGCCGTTCGGGTTCGGCCCGCAGGATCCCGACGACGACCGCAACAAAGGGGAGTCGTCGGAAGGGCGCTCCGAGGGTGGCGCCGGCAATTCCGGGCAGCAGCCCGGCTTCGGTTTCGGCGGCGCCCTGCCGGGCGGCATGGGCGGCATGCCAGGGGGCATGAACTTCGACATGGGCCAGCTGGGGCAGATGTTCTCCCAGCTCGGCCAGGTGCTGAGCCACTCGGGCAGCGGCGGTTCGGGGCCGGTGAACTACGACCTCGCCAAGCAGCTCGCCGTGCAGCAGCTGCACTCGAACCAGCGCACCGAACGGCCCAGCCAGCAGGAGGTCAAGGGCGTCGAGGACGCCGTCCACCTCGCGGAGCTGTGGCTCGATCCGACGACGGCGCTGCCCGCGGGCGTGCGCACGGCACGGGTCTGGTCGTCGGTCGACTGGGTGGAGCAGACGTTGCCGACCTGGCAGCGGCTGTGCGACCCGGTGGCGCAGCGGATGTCCAACGCGTGGCTGGATGCGATGCCCGAGGAGGCCAAGCAGGCCGCCGGGC harbors:
- the prfB gene encoding peptide chain release factor 2, which codes for MNPDVAADIKDLSTTLEGIESVMGLDELRAKIAELETEAAKPNLWDDVEYAQKISSQLVHRQAELRKVTDLRQRMEDLEVLYELSEDESDQAGLDEADTERKRLKKELDALEVRTLLSGEYDEREAVVTVRAEAGGIDAADFAEMLMRMYVRWSERHEYPVEVYDTSYAEEAGVKQATFRINAPYAYGTLSVEQGTHRLVRISPFDNQGRRQTSFAGVEVLPVVAETDHVEIPEKDIRVDVFRSSGPGGQSVNTTDSAVRITHAPTGIVVSCQNEKSQLQNKAAALRVLQSKLLARKREEERAELNALKDSGSSWGNQMRSYVLHPYQMVKDLRTEFEVGNPDAVLDGQIDGFLEAGIRWRRQHDA
- the ftsE gene encoding cell division ATP-binding protein FtsE; the encoded protein is MIRLEHVSKGYKTSTRPALDDVSVGVGKGEFVFLIGPSGSGKSTFLRLLLREDVPTRGRVFVADWNVAKLPRRRVPRLRQRIGCVFQDFRLLTNKTVAENVAFALEVIGKPRHTIRKVVPEVLQLVGLDGKADRMPHELSGGEQQRVAIARAFVNRPLVLLCDEPTGNLDPDTSQDIMLLLERINRTGTTVIMATHDHSIVDSMRRRVVELSLGKVIRDDARGVYGVGR
- the ftsX gene encoding permease-like cell division protein FtsX, coding for MRASFVFSEVVNGLRRNVTMTIAMILTTAISVGLLGGGLLVVRLIDRMQEVYQDRVEVVVFMTDDVSANDPDCTQQPCANLKSELTRSSGVDSVKYENRDAAFENFNKVFETMPELRDVARVEAMPASLRVKLTDQERFGAIQQKFEGQPGVDSVVDQADYLDRLFSVLNGVRNATFSIALVQAVGALLLISNTIQLSAFTRRTETGIMRLVGATRWYTQLPFLLEAMVSGLIGALLAIVGLLISKAAFIDRVMSPVFGTGIIPEIGYGDIAAVSPIMLLVAAVISATTGYVTLRLYVRL
- a CDS encoding PPA1309 family protein, with product MSAADGENLAAALPGAAREIEEFVSAAGWDQPTQVFALVPTEQLLVAEPNLADEVDVNSPLTPIAQESLPAEDLAEALSRIEWPEQVAGCALVQEIVVLPPEAEASLPTEDEQARNAAAEHPDRQEARLVAAVLRAGHETCVLRLRASGEEGEAGERVQDPTLAPNLLRALHETFAA
- a CDS encoding PDZ domain-containing protein, yielding MSRRTWTLLTSVILVAAFGLLGAFVPVPFVALGPGPTYNTLGEEAGTPVIRIDGQRTFPTAGNLNMTTVSVTDHLSMLGALGLWVSGRYALAPREVYYPPEKSEQQIEQENTRAFNDSQTSAETAALNHLGYPTKVLAGQVVTGSPADAVLEPGDQLIAVNGKPITDPPALQAAVASSKPGDQVQLTYRHGTEPERTVPVALGANDDGRPQGFLGVGAVGRPDVPFDIEISLADVGGPSAGLMFSLAIVDKLTPGELNGGRFIAGTGEIDETGKVGPIGGIPFKMIMAKEAGATTFLVPAGNCAEAKSQAPDGLQLARAGTLDEATHALDVIREGGVPPSC
- a CDS encoding PadR family transcriptional regulator is translated as MTELNSTSAALLGLLHDGPKTGGQLVAAATERFGGFFSVTRSQVYRELPALTESGLLRLGKQGPRSSQQYAITAAGKRAFKSWLNTEPGPDNVRSPLILRLVHAGSLTPKQRSALVESAREQYTARLDEAKNAAKATADPYEKAAADFTVAHNRAIVKLLDSIPE
- a CDS encoding UPF0182 family protein; protein product: MRPPVGMPKLSRRSRILLIIGVVVLAALIISSSLVGAYVDWLWFGEVGYRGVFTTQLLTRIGLGAAAAVFLGGVLLLNLWIAYRSRPVFVPISGPDDPLARYRTVISARPVLLAVGISLAVGVLGGLAAQADWQTLQLFLNSVPFGQTDPEFGHDASFYTFELPFYRWLLSWAFVAVTVAFLGSLVTHYIFGGVRLAGRAGQLSAPTRVQLAILAGLFVLLKAVDYFFDRYDLLLSRRNSLFTGATYTDLNAVMPAKLILLCIAVFCAFAFFAAVFLRDLRIPALATVLLVLSSVLVGAVGPALLEQFSVRPNANQREAESIRRNIAATRQAFDIGEDKVEVHDYPGVTNLRPQQVADDTGTIPNIRLLDPSVLSDTFTQLTQQYNFYGFPDKLDVDRYRDENGQLQDYLVALREINTAGLAENQQSWINRHMVYTHGNGFVSAPADRVDSTLEDGRTQGGYPVFSVSDVANDGQGKIPVDQPRSYFGELADTYAIVGGNPGEAPREYDTDRSAYTYDGQGGVPIGNWFNRLVFAAHHAERNILFNQAIGDNSKIIYERNPRDRVQKVAPWLKVDGDPYPAVVDGRIKWIIDGYTTLNNYPYSEITEFGEATNDTLRGVQRQPNQQINYIRNSVKATVDAYDGSVDLYETDDTKPDPVLKAWEGVFPGVVKPSSEISPQLREHFRYPEDLFKVQRSLLTKYHVDNPADFYSTQTFWEVPPDPTSGGQGGAAEDGNQQPPYYVVAQVEGQENPTFQLTSALTALRRQNMAAWVSASSDPKDYGKLRVLRLPTNTQTAGPNQVQNQMESTPEVTENRTLFNNPNVNAIFGNLLTLPVKGGLLYVEPIYIQRNEQDSYPQLARVLVSFGGNVGFAETLPKALEQVFGAGAGDATGEGGDQQPPTQQPPGQQQPGQQTTPELRSAVNDIQGALERVRTSQQSGNLGDLGGALQQLERAVGRFEQLQGSGG